The DNA window AAATTGAACCTGACAGATATGCTGACACGGGTTTCTCCGTAAAGGACACGGCCCCAAAAATCAATGCGCTGATCTTCCACCGCATGATGCAAAAAACGCCAAGCGAGCGCATGCTCATGGGAATGGACATGTTGGCAACCGCCCGGCAACTCGTCTGGTCCACCCTGCCACCAGAACTGACCGATCAAGCCCGCAGAAAAGCCTTCTACGAGCGCTTCTACAACGAACCCTGCCCGCTCAAAAAGTAGAAGACTCGTCCCGAGCCTTGAGATGCTAGCCATCCATCAATCAAATCGCCCGCGCCTCACCCCAGCTTCCCTCTCAACAGCTCCCCCACCACCTTCGGATTCGCCTTGCCACCACTCGACTTCATGATCTGACCCGTCATCCAGTTCAGCATCTTCTCATTCCCCGACTTGAACTCCGCCACCTTGTCCGGATTCGCTGCAATCACCTGATCACACAACGCCTCCAGCGCCCCGGTGTCACTCACCTGCTCAAATCCCTTCGCCTTGATGATTGACCCCGGCGCATCCCCACTCTCAAACATCTCCGCAAACACTTCCTTCGCCTGATTGTTGGAAATCTTGCCCGATTCCACCGCGCCCACCAGCTCATTCAACGCCCCCGGCGTCACCCGACTCTCCGTCAATGTCGACCCCGCCTCGTTCAACTTGCCCAACAGCTCATTGATCACCCAGTTCGCCACCTTCTTGGCCGGAACCTTCGCGTCCGTTCCCGCTGATCTCTCAAACCAGTCCGCCAGACCAAGATCACTCGCCAGCACCCCCGCATCATAAGCACTCACCGCATACTCCTGCTCAAACCGCTCCCGCTTCTGATGCGGCAACTCCGGCACCAAAACCCGCATCCGCTCAACAATCGGCAACGTGCGGATCGGCAGCAAATCCGGATCAGGCAAATACCGGTAATCATGCGCATCCTCCTTCGTCCGCATCAACTGCGTCTCCCCGCGGTCGTCATCCCAACGACGCGTGCTCTGCACCAGTTTCTCGCCCTTGTCGAGAGCTTCCGTCTGCCGCTCAATCTCGAAATGAATCGCCCGACGCACCGCTGATACCGAGTTCAAATTCTTCAACTCAATCTTCGCCCCCAACTCCATCTGCCCCTCCGGCCGCAAACTGATGTTCACATCACAGCGCATCTCCCCCTTCCCCATGCCCGCACCCCCCCCCCCGCCATAAATCAAAATCTGCCGCAGGCTGTTTAAATAAGCCACCGTCTCCTCCGCTGAATCCAGATCCGGATCACTCACGATCTCCATCAACGGCGTCCCCGCGCGGTTAAAATCCACCAACGTCCCCGCCGCCGTGTGCGTGCTCTTGCCCACATCCTCCTCAAGATGAATCCGTGTCAGCTTCACCACCTTGCCGGGATTCTCAATGCGCTTCTGCCAGTCTTTCGGATAAGCCAGATCATACAACGGCACCCCGCCTCCCAAACACAGCGGCAGATCAAACTGACTCAACTGATAATTCTTCGGCATGTCCGGATAAAAATAGTTCTTCCGATCCCATTTGCTGATTTCCGGCGTCGAACATCCCAGCATCAACCCCGTCAAAATCGTTTTCTCAATCGCCGCCAAATTCAGCACCGGCAACGCCCCCGGCAACCCCAAACAAACCGGACAAGTCATCGTATTCGGCTCGGCCCCATACTCCACCGGACAAGCACAATACATCTTGCTGCGCGTATTCAGCTGCGCATGAACTTCGAGACCAATGGTGACAATATATCGGGGCATGAGAACCCCCAGCCTACCCAAAGACCGCCCGCATGCAACGTCCCGCTCATCTGTATTGCAAAAACCCTCCCCAATATTAGCCTTATCTCATGAGCGCGTGGCGACGCAAAGCTTCAGAATATCTGCCCGAACTGCAATCCACCATTGCCAGCCCGGTCATCGACAACCCGATGTATTTGTGGACAGAACTACAATCCCATTTTTCCCGCTTGTGCACCGAATCGCCTCCAAACATTGACCTCCTTACGCGCTTCTGGCATTACTCTCAATGGTGTCTTCGCCACCCTAATCCGAACATTCAAACCGCCGCTGCCATCGGATTCTGCGGGCACCTTCTCGACACCCACGATACACGGTCCATCCTTCCTAAAATCATCTCCCGCGAAGAATACATCTCACTGAAATCCCTGCTTCTATACCACAACACCGAAGCCGATCACCTTTCCACCCTAACCACATTCCCAGACAAATAGCCCTTCATTCGTCATTTCTTTAACCCGCTCCCGCCAGCTTTCGCGCATACTCCAGCGAATCAATCTCCTCCACCCCCTTGTCCGTTCGGATCGCCTTGATCCTCGGAAACCGTAGAGCCAGGCCGCTGTCGTGCCGCTTGCTCTCCTGGATCGAATCAAACGCGATCTCCAACACCACCCGCGGCGTCACCGTCCGCACATTTCCCTTCTGCGAGATTGTGTCTTCCACAAACACTGCCGTTAATTCCTCAATCTCCGCATCGGTCAGACCGGAATACGCTTTCCCAATCACCCGCAAAGCGCCCCGCTCGTCCCGCACTGCAAAGGTGTAGTCGCTCAACACATGACTGCGCTTGCCATGCCCCTGCTCCACCTTCACGACCACCACATCCAACGTCGAAAAGGCCTTTTTCAACTTCAACCACGTCTTCCCGCGCCTTCCCGGCGTGTAAAAACTGTTCCGGTCTTTCGCAATCAACCCCTCATTTCCCGCCCGACGCGCCGCATGAAACGCCTCTTCCACCGCCTCCGATGAACCTGCCTCCATCAAGGCAATTCGCTGCCACAACGACGGCAACACAAGCGCCTCCAACTGCCCCCTGCGCTTCTCCAACGGCTCCTGCAAAAAGCTCACGCCATTTCGCCACATCATATCAAACACCACATACTTCACGGTGATGTCCGAGGGCACAAAAAGATCCCCCTGCGACTTCCTTCCCAAGCGACGCTGCAAATCATGAAACGTCAGCTTCTTGTCATCTGCAAAAGCGATGATCTCCCCGTCCACCATCACCTCATCCTTCATCTTCAACGCCGCCTCCGCGATCTCTGGAAACTGACCCGTCACCAACTTCAAATCACGTGTAAAAATCTCCACCCGTCCCGCCCCCACATGCACCTGCGCACGAATCCCATCAAACTTGTCCTCCAGCCACACCGATCCCCGGTCCACCCCCGCTCCCAGCCGATCCCAAATCGCCTCGGCCGTCTCCTCAGGACTCGCCAGCATCACCTTGACCGGCACAAACAAGACCGGCTGCGCATCCTTCAATCGACCGCCCTTCGCCAGCAACGCCGCCCGGCCAATGTCGCCGCTCAACATCGCCGCCTCACGAACCTCCTCACCCGCGCACCCAAATGCCCGCGCCACCGCCTCTTCAATCAATCCCTCGCGCGATCCAATCCTTAACTCCCCCGTCAGAAGCCGCACCACATAACTCCCCTCCAGCGCTGACATTCCCATCAAACCCTCTTTCAGCACTGACGCCTTCGCCACCGGTCCACGAGCCTCACGCAACCTCACAAAAACCCCCGCCACATCAGTCAAAGCCACCCCGCCCGAATCATTGACTCCCTCCCGCCTCTGCAAGACCAAAAACGCCGTCCGACCCGTGTCATTCTGCGAACGTGCAATCTGCCGGTATTCCGCCTCACGCATTCCGCTCACACCCAACAACGCCTGCCGGATCGTCGCCCATCCCGTCTGCAACGGCGGGGCCTGCAAGGTCGGATCATCCAAGATCGCCGCAAACCACCTCACCGCCCGCTCTACTTCGCTCTCCGGCAGCTTCTGCAAATACTCCGCCAGCAACTCCTGCTTCTTCAACCGTGACGACTGCGCCGAAACCCGCTCACAAACCATCGCCCAAGCCGCAAATGCATCCACCGCCATTTCTCCCTCAACCTGCTCCACCACCTTCCCCACCTCATCTTCCTTCTTCACCTCGCCTCCCAATCCCAGCTCCAACTGATTGCTCGCAATCAACGACCACGCCTCCACTCCCCTCTCCCTCAAATCCCGCGCAAACTCCGTGGTCGATCCATGCACCGTGTAAACCAGCTTCGGCCTCACCCTTTCCACACAATCCAGCAACTCCCCATAATCCGCATGATCACTCAACGGAAAAACCTCATCCACCTGATACCGAAACTTCGCCCCCGGCGTCAATGCCCACCCGCTCAACATCGCTGTCCGACAGACCTTTAATTTCTTCACGACCAGCGAACGCGCCGCGCTCGGCGGAAAAATCAAAGCATGGCCCGCTGCCTCATCCGCCTTAAAAACCCGCCATCCCGGCAGCTCATACCCCAACTCCTCATACACCTTCGTCAGCTTCACCATCGACGCGTGCAACATCACCGGCACCCCCGCCCCATTCAGCGCCGCCAGCACCTCCTGCGCCTTGCCCAGAGAATACCCCAACAGCACCGGAATCCCCCGATCCTCAATCGTCTCCTGCACAAACGCCACCACCGATGCGATCACTTTCTCCGACGCTGGAAAGCGATACATCGGCAATCCAAACGTCGTCTCCATGATCAACGTATCCGCCTTGATCAACTCCGCCTGCTCGGAGGACAGCCCCACCCTCATCTTAAAGTCCCCCGTGTATAGCAGCGTCGCTCCATCGCGCAAGCGCGTCATATGCAACATCGCCGAGCCGAGGATATGCCCCGCCGGCAGCAACCTCAGCTCAAATCCGCGCTCCACCACCACCTCTTTCCAATCCGGCATCAACGCCACTTCCAACGACCCCTCCCCATACCGACTCCGACTCAGCATCCCTGTCACCGGACTGCACAAGGTCCACCCATGCCGGGCAAAATGATCGCTGTGCGCATGCGAAACAAACGCCCGATCTTTCCCCATTTGGGGATCGAGCCACAGATCCAGTTCCGGCAGGAAAATCCCCCGGTCATAACGCACCTCAATCACATCCAGCTTCTGCATCACCAATAGAAACGAACCAACCCCTCAACACGAACGCACACGATTCAAAGAAGCTATCTGTGTTTATCTGTGTCCATCTGTGGTTAAAGAGAATTCCAAAACCACCGATAACTCACCGGGCCACGTCTAAACAAAAAAGCGGAGCATCGCTGCTCCGCCTTTAAATTTTTCTATTTCGTTAGCCTGCCCAACCTAGCTGCGCTTCTGCTTCAAACGCATCCAGGTCGGCACATCAAGATCTTCTCCTTCAACGATGGTCTTGGTGGTTCCCTTGAACCGCCCGGCTTCGTCTTGATTCAGATTAAAATTGCCCTGTTTGAAACCCGCAGGGGTTCCCGCCCCCTGAATCGGGGCTGCCGATGCCATGGCGGGTTCACGCCCCCGCCCCTCTGCCGTCGGAGCCGCCGCTGCTGGTTTGGGAGGGTGAGCATACTTGTCTGCCCAGGGGGTGTCGCTGTCCTCAAGATCAGCTTCATGGCCCTGCTGATCTTCCTCCTCCTCATCATCATCGTCGTCATCAGCGTTGTCGATCACCGAGAAAATCGATTTTGCTGGCGCAGCAGGTGCGACCACCGACTGCTGCACGACAGGTGCCGCCTGCACCTGGCTTTCCACCACAGGAGCAGGAGGAGGCTCAACCACATGGGCTTCCATCTTGGGGGTCACCGGTTCTTCCACCGCTGGCTCCTTTTCGGCCACCTGTTTTGGAATGGTGATCCGCACCTGCGCATGCGTGGTGCTGACCACCGCCTGCTGCGGTTTGGGTTCCGTTGCCGGGGCAACCGACTCCACCAATTCAGCTCCGAAAAGATCACGCTCGACCATTGCCGACGTCACCACCTCAAACTTGGGAGCAGGTGCAGGCGCAGGTGCGGGTGTTGGCTCTACCGCTGCAACTGGAGCAGGAACAGGAGCAGGAGCTGGCGCAACCGCGACTGCCACCGGAGCAATCACCACCGCCGGTTCCTGCTTCACCTCAACCTCAGCTTCAACCTTCGACTCCGCCATTGGCAACGCAGGTGCTTCAGGCGCTTCTTCACGCTTCACCTCTGCCTCAACAGCCGCTTTTTCCGTCTCGAAAGGCAGCGCGGGAGCGTGATTCTCATTCCTCTCAGGCTGCGGCTGTGGTTGCTTCAACTCCTTCTGCCCAGCATCCGACTCGGTTGACATCTCCTGCGCACTCAGCGAGCTCACCAGAGTCACCGAAATGGCATCGCCCATGCGCGGATCAACGGCCAACCCGAACATGATCTGCGTGCTCTCCGGCACACATTTGCTCAGTTGCTTCATCAATGCTTCGACTTCCGAAAGCGTCAGGCTCTCGCCGCCAGCGACATGCACCAGAAGGTTGCGCGCATTCTGCAACAACTGCCCCTGGTTCACCAATGGACTCTTCAACGAACGCTTCAACGCATCCGCCACCCGGTTCGCCCCTCGGGCCTCACCAAATCCAAACAAACAACGCGCATTCGGACTGTTCAACGCCGTCATCAGATCGGCCAGCCCCATACGAACAATCCCCGGTTGCGTCACCATCGTCGCAATCGCACGGAGGCTGTGACCAATCAACTGGTCCGCCTGACTGAACGCTTTCTGAATGCCTTCTTTCGGCAGCACCAGTTCGCCCATGCGGTTGTTCTCAAACAGAATCAACGCGTCAACATGCCCCTGCAATTCGTCCATCGCGGTCTCCGCCTGTTTAAGCCGACGACGCCCTTCAAACACAAACGGCGTGGTCGCAAACACAAACACCAGCGCCCCGCTCTCCTTCGCAATGCGCGCCACCACCGGGGCCGCACCCGAACCGGTGCCACCACCGAGACCACAACAGATAAACACCATGTTGTGGCCGCTCACCACCGCGCGAATTTTTTCCCTCGAAGCGATCGCCGCCTCGCGCCCCAGTTCAGGATCGCCACCACTGCCAATGCCGCGCATGATTTCAGCACCCAGTTGAATCTTTGCCGCCGACATCGAATGGGTCAGCACCCTCACATCCGTATGCATCGCCACCACCGTGGCATCCAGCATCCGGTCCAGTGAGATGCGATCCAGGACATTGAGGCCACCGCCACCAATGCCTACCACGCAGATCTTCAAGTTGTCGGCCGGTGCGGGCTCGCGTTCAAGGGTGCGGTCGAATTCTACCATAGGAGTGCGGGGTTGAGGGTGGTTGAGGGATCCAAAAAGAGTTGAGTGAACCAATAAATCGTGACGAACTTAGAAAGTCCAGGTGCTGAACACTTCTGCCATGCGACGCCCCAACTTGGCAAGCGGAGAAAGCCACGGTTTTTCAGCATCCATCAGCTGCGCGTAGCGGATCAGTCCGATAGGTGCGGAATAACAAGGATTTTCATAAGTTGCCGCCACCCCGCCCGAGGCCGAAGAGCCCGAACGAGTGATACGCACCCCAAACACATCTTTCGCCACCTGATCAATGCCGCGCATCTGGCTCACCCCACCGGTCAAATAAACCCCTGCACCAAGTCGGCCCATGTGCGGAGCGCAGCGTTCATAGACCTGCTCAAGAATCTCACGCGTCCGCATGTGAATCACTTCATTCAACAAGGCACGCTCAATCTCTCCGACAAACATGCCGTTCTCATCGTCCACACGAATCATCTCCCCAGGCTCAAGCTCGACATCAGCCGCCGATCCCTCTTCCACCTTCAAACGCTCCGCCCTTGCATGCGGAATCTGGAAACAAAGGGAAATGTCATTGGTAATGTGATCCCCCCCCAGCGGCACCGAACCCGACGCCGTCAGCATGCCCTCCGCATACAGCACGTAATCTGCCGTGCCACCGCCGAAATCGATCATCAAAGCCCCATGCTGCTTCGCTTCCTTGGTGAGCACCACCTGCGCTGCCGCCAGCGGAAGAAACACCGCATCCTCCACCTCCAAGGGAACCTGACGCACCAGTCGGATCGAATTCTGCACCCGGCTGCGCACCCCGTGAATGATGTGAAACTCCGCATCCAATCGTTCCGCCGTGCGACCAATCAACGACCGCACCTGCTCCTGTCCATCCACGCCATACTTGCGCGCAATGCGATGGAGAAAAACATGATTCTGTGGAATGTCCACGTTGCAGGCAATCTCCCGCACGTCTTCCAAATCGTCTTCCGTGATCTGATTCTGATCCGGCGGCAGACGATACACCCCCGCATGATTCAGACTCTCAATGTGCGAACCTGTCACTCCAAGAAACACGTTGCGGATCATCACATCGCTGCGGTCCTCCGCACGCAGCAACGCATCGTTCAAACAAGTCTGCGCAATGTCAAAATCCACGATCTCCCCTTTGCGAATGCCGCGCGAAGGAGCCTGGCCAACGCCAAGAATCTTGATGGCACCATCCTTCTTCACTTCGCCAACAACGACGCAGATCTTGGAAGTGCCTATTTCTAGTCCCGCATAAATAGTGCTACGAGCCATGGTGTTTCAATCGAGAAGGTTGGAGTCTTGGGATTTGGTTGAGAGGAAAGCCGCTTAAGGTTCAGTTGCTGCGAGCCAGCGTTTCCCGACGCAACGCCGGTTTGTGCAGAGGATCATTCACCACCGAGCCATCATGAAAAGTCACCGGAACATTGAGCTGCACCAAAAGATTCACGCTCGCCAGATTCCAGTCCTTCTCTTCAGACAGCTCAACAATTCGCGCCATGCGCTGCATCTGGTCCTGCAAATCGTGACGTGGAAAAACCGCAGTCACCTGATTCTCAAAAACCGCCTTGAATGCATAGGCTCGCGAAGCATCCACCCGCTTCAAACGGATCAAATGACTCAGCCCGGTGACATGATGCTGTTGGATAAAGTTTAAAGCCGCCAGCACATCAGGCGAATCAATGCCCTGACCCGGAATCAAGCGTCCCACATCCGCCACCTCAATCACCGGCAAAGCCCGCTGCTCATCCGACAACTCACCACTGGGCACCACAAATCCTTCCGCATCAAGCAGACAACCCCGACCCGCCACTTTGGCATCGACATTCTTCCCTTTGCACTCCAACCAGGCCACCGGCGTGCGTTGCATCACCTCAAGAAACACAATGCCGGGATATCCGCGAGTCACTTTCGCCGACTTCACCTGCGGCAGCGCCGTGAGCTGCTCCTTCACCCGCACGAGCGAAACCGACAGCATGTTCACCCCCTCATGAAGACCGGAAGCCTCCACGATCTGACCCGCAGACAAACCCGCCGCTCCATCCGTCACCACCGAAATGTGTTTCAACTGAAACCTTTCGTTCTCCATGAAGGCCTGCTTCACCACAATCACCCCGGCGCTAAACAGTCCCATCACAAACAGCAATCCCGCCGCCACCTTAACGCCCGCACCTGCCGTGCGCAGACGCTTCTGACGCCGCGTGGCATCCGTCTCCGGGTTCAGCTCCATGCGATGCCGCACCTCCAGACGTGTCACCTTCGCTTTCTTGCGACGGAAAACGAAGTTGCCCTGCACCTTTTTGGTCTTGCGACGAATGTTGCCGGAAAAGAACATGGTTAAGCCAAAGTTACCTCCCTGGCACCCCGTGCCTGAAGGGACAATTCAACAATTCGCTCCATCAACTGTGGAAACTCAATCCCGGCCGCAAGCGCGGCCTTGGGCAGCAGACTGCTCACCGTCATCCCGGGGATTGTGTTCACCTCCAGCACAAACGGCTCGCCGTCTTCGCGCAGGATCACATCCACCCGGCCATAAACTTCAATCCCAATGGATCTCATCGCCGCCAGCGCAGCCGACTGCACCCGCGCTGTGGTCGCCTCATCAAGGTCTGCTGGACAATGATAAAGCGTTTTGCCCGTGCCACCCATCCAGGGATATTTGTTATTGATGTCGTAAAAACCGCTCACCGGCTCAATATGAATCACTGGCAGCACCTGCTCGCCGAGCACACCGACTGTCAGCTCTTTACCGTCGATCAATTCTTCGACCAGCGTTTCGTCTCCAAAGCGCTTCGCGTCGTCCAATGCCACCGCCAGCTCGTCTTCCGTGCGCACTAAATGCACACCCACACTCGACCCCTCACGCGGCGGTTTCACCACCAACGGCAACGACAGTTTCAACTCATCGCTGCCATTCAATTTTAAGGTCTGACTGCGCGGCGTCGGCACTCCAGCCGCCAAAAACTTCTCTTTGCTCAGCAGTTTATCGAACGCCACACGGCTCGACTCCACCCCGGCGCCAGTGTAGGCAACGCCTTGTTTTTCTAAAGCCTCCTGTAATTGCCCATCTTCACCAAATGTGCCGTGAATCATGTTCACCGCCACCAAAACTCCCTCAGGAACGACCACATCCGTCGAGGTAACATCCACTTCAACCACTTCTGCACCAAGCGATTGCAACGCTTCCGACACACTCTCCGCTGATTTCAGCGAGACCGCACGCTCTGAGCCAGGTCCGCCTTTCAAAACAGCAATAGTGTGATTTTTCAGATTCATGAGAACGAAATCGGCCTAACTTATCCCAAAAATTGCTCAGGATTATTGAAATCAAACTACCTAAGCAATCTAAAATATCAAGAATTTAAGAGACAAGTCGTCGCATTTTTTATAATCAAGAGGAATTTCAAGGCGGTTTCTATCAAAACTGATTGAACGAACACCCCCTGAAATTTTCGTTTCGCCAACATTGGCAGGAAATTCAGAAATCAATTCCCCCACTTCTCATTTTTCCGACGATCGGGGTCACCAAGGCCGATGAACCTGCCATCCGCCAATCTCCAATGCCAGTGGCTTATGAAGTGTGTGAGCCTGATTATCCTCATTAACAGCTTTCTCTAGCTTCCTTCCCAAAACGGCCCTCGCTAATTCCGTGCGCCGCAGCATTTTTTGCGGTTGAACAAGCAAAAAATGCGCATTTAAGCGCTACTTACACTTGATCTTTGCATCACTTTGGCTAATACATCCACTGAATCCGCTTAATGTTGCTTATCCCCCGGGGCGATCACATAGCAAATCTCAACGGACTCATGATCTCACAACGTGCACGAGGATTGGCTACGCTGCATGCGACCGCACAAGCGGTGGTGTCACTAATAATCTTCTGGTGTTGGGCCGGTCTCCATTTCGAGCTGCGTGCCTCAGCGGTGCAGCCCGACTACGCCCGCTATGCCCAATATTCATTGCTCGTAGTGCTCGCCCACTATCTCGATCTGGCGTTGTCCAACCGCAAGGACGTCAACCTTCTCTATCTGGACATGGCGGTCAACTCACGCATCAGTCTCCGCCAATGCGCCAACGTCTCCTTGGTCCTCATGGCCTACCTCGTTGCAGTGAAGGACAGCATGATTTCCCGCGCCTTTTTGTTCAGCTGGATTCCCCTCCTCTACTCTGCGCTCTTCATTACCAACAAATACCTGCCCCGGCTCCTTGCCTCTGCCGCTTTCTACACTGCCCGCCGCCACCGCATCCTGTTTGTGGGTTCCAGCAAACACACTGATCGTCTCAAAATCTGGGCCGACCGACGTGCGCTCTATGGGTTTGAAACCATCGGCATTGTGCCAACCGATGGCGAAGTTCCAGACGACTCCTGTCTCCGTATGCTTGGCAAACCGGAAGACCTTGCAAAAGTGCTTCTGCGTGAGCGCCCCTCTCATTTGATCCTGACCGAATTTTCCACCCAGTCAAACGAGGGCCGCAAAATCGCCGACCTCTGTGAGCGCAACGGAGTTCGGCTTCTGATCGTGAATGACCTTTCCGATTACCTCGGTCGTCCGGTGGCTGTGGTCGAGCACGATGAGTTTTGCCTCATGGGCCTGCGTCGCGAACCACTCGAAAGTCCATTCAATCGAGTCGTGAAACGTGCGCTCGACATCATCATCGCGATACCTGTCGTGTTTATCGTCATTCCCATCACCAGCGTGTTCGTCTGGCTCGGGCAACGTATTCAATCCCCTGGCCCGGTATTCCACCGTCAAACCAGATCCGGCATCAACAACCGCGATTTCACCATCATCAAATTCCGCACCATGCACGTGCATGACGGCAGTCAGGATCAGCAAGCCACCCGCGGTGATGCCAGGGTCTATCCTCTGGGGCGGTTCCTTCGCCGCTTCAGCCTTGATGAGTTGCCGCAGTTCATCAATGTGCTGAATGGCGAGATGAGTGCCGTCGGCCCACGTCCCCACCTGCCCGCCCACAACGACTGGTTCATGGAAGAGGTCAACCACTACAACGTGCGCACCTTCATCAAACCCGGCATCACCGGCCTTGCCCAGGTGCGTGGCCATCGTGGTGAAACCAAGTGCAAGGACCAGATCAACGCCCGTATCGACATGGACCTCCACTACGTGGAAAACTGGTCGCTCACCCTTGACCTGATGATCGTCCTCCGCACCATGCGCCACATGGTGCTGCCTCCCAAGTCGGCCTACTAACCGGCGAACGCCTTCTTCGGCTCACAGTCGTCGGAACCGGGGCCTCCTTCAGTCAACACCGGAGAGCTCCTTCAACGCCGCTTCAAATGGCGGCATCACCTGGACCGCTTCGAAACGCTCCACATATCGACGCCCCACGCGCCCCATCTCCTCTACTTGAGCGGGACTGGCCGCCAACTCCTCCAGCTTTGCCACCAAAGCAGCGGAATCCCTCGGTGGCACCACCACTCCGAAGCCCCCCTCCCGCACCGCACGCGATAGCACGCTCTCTTCATCCGCCACCGCCACCACTGCACGACCAAAAGCCAGCGTTGTGAGCAACTTGCTCGGAAAAAAACATGCACCTGATCCCGGTTGTTGCGTGATCATGCAGGCGTCCGCATCCACCAGCATCTCCTCATACTCACGTCGAGGCTGCAACGGCAACAACAGCAAATTTTTAAGCCCCTGCTTGAGCATCTCATCCTCCAGCTTCAACCGCCTCGCTCCATCCCCGCAGATCACGATTCGAATCCGCTCCGACTTCAATATACGAGCCACCGCATCCAGCACATCAAGCCCCTGTTTCTCCCCCAGATTTCCCGAATACAACGCGACAAATTCGTCATCACGAATCCCATGCCGTTTCCGAAAATGCCCCCGCCCGGGCAACGACTCCAGGGGTGGAATCACCGTGCTGTTGGGAAAACAAATCGTCTTGGACCTCGCAATCCCCTTGGCCACAT is part of the Phragmitibacter flavus genome and encodes:
- a CDS encoding cell division protein FtsQ/DivIB; translated protein: MFFSGNIRRKTKKVQGNFVFRRKKAKVTRLEVRHRMELNPETDATRRQKRLRTAGAGVKVAAGLLFVMGLFSAGVIVVKQAFMENERFQLKHISVVTDGAAGLSAGQIVEASGLHEGVNMLSVSLVRVKEQLTALPQVKSAKVTRGYPGIVFLEVMQRTPVAWLECKGKNVDAKVAGRGCLLDAEGFVVPSGELSDEQRALPVIEVADVGRLIPGQGIDSPDVLAALNFIQQHHVTGLSHLIRLKRVDASRAYAFKAVFENQVTAVFPRHDLQDQMQRMARIVELSEEKDWNLASVNLLVQLNVPVTFHDGSVVNDPLHKPALRRETLARSN
- a CDS encoding exopolysaccharide biosynthesis polyprenyl glycosylphosphotransferase, encoding MISQRARGLATLHATAQAVVSLIIFWCWAGLHFELRASAVQPDYARYAQYSLLVVLAHYLDLALSNRKDVNLLYLDMAVNSRISLRQCANVSLVLMAYLVAVKDSMISRAFLFSWIPLLYSALFITNKYLPRLLASAAFYTARRHRILFVGSSKHTDRLKIWADRRALYGFETIGIVPTDGEVPDDSCLRMLGKPEDLAKVLLRERPSHLILTEFSTQSNEGRKIADLCERNGVRLLIVNDLSDYLGRPVAVVEHDEFCLMGLRREPLESPFNRVVKRALDIIIAIPVVFIVIPITSVFVWLGQRIQSPGPVFHRQTRSGINNRDFTIIKFRTMHVHDGSQDQQATRGDARVYPLGRFLRRFSLDELPQFINVLNGEMSAVGPRPHLPAHNDWFMEEVNHYNVRTFIKPGITGLAQVRGHRGETKCKDQINARIDMDLHYVENWSLTLDLMIVLRTMRHMVLPPKSAY
- a CDS encoding WcaI family glycosyltransferase, whose amino-acid sequence is MRVIVCGINYAPEMIGIGPCNTALCEWLKAQGHDVVMVTAFPYYPSWKKREEDRGRWSSKEMVNGVEVHRCWHYVPEHPTVVKRMLHEASFVKTSFLKQMMLPRADVYMVVSPPLVLGVSAWLVSLMKRAPFVFHVQDLQPDAAVALGLLKPGWLTKILYGLESFAYRSAARVSGISEAMTDAYVAKGIARSKTICFPNSTVIPPLESLPGRGHFRKRHGIRDDEFVALYSGNLGEKQGLDVLDAVARILKSERIRIVICGDGARRLKLEDEMLKQGLKNLLLLPLQPRREYEEMLVDADACMITQQPGSGACFFPSKLLTTLAFGRAVVAVADEESVLSRAVREGGFGVVVPPRDSAALVAKLEELAASPAQVEEMGRVGRRYVERFEAVQVMPPFEAALKELSGVD
- a CDS encoding D-alanine--D-alanine ligase family protein, which gives rise to MNLKNHTIAVLKGGPGSERAVSLKSAESVSEALQSLGAEVVEVDVTSTDVVVPEGVLVAVNMIHGTFGEDGQLQEALEKQGVAYTGAGVESSRVAFDKLLSKEKFLAAGVPTPRSQTLKLNGSDELKLSLPLVVKPPREGSSVGVHLVRTEDELAVALDDAKRFGDETLVEELIDGKELTVGVLGEQVLPVIHIEPVSGFYDINNKYPWMGGTGKTLYHCPADLDEATTARVQSAALAAMRSIGIEVYGRVDVILREDGEPFVLEVNTIPGMTVSSLLPKAALAAGIEFPQLMERIVELSLQARGAREVTLA